The Trichoderma atroviride chromosome 5, complete sequence genome contains a region encoding:
- a CDS encoding uncharacterized protein (EggNog:ENOG41~TransMembrane:1 (o561-580i)~antiSMASH:Cluster_5.4) produces MAPEVTSQKRSSEYVEDTPKEPSDPAFRKARKVSRACDFCKSRKAKCSGDQPCAKCISRGRVCLYEAKYTRGMPPTPPPSSDVSQLQSAGDSRRSSASRFAVSETISFMPSSGLTPVGNGQLAQALRQSEGLAAPSRASPELGMAEIQGQVFDPTSSLAFLHRASKRLATHGSSHGSDDSRSSAESQLVYMAGDKPLAIESEGSQQQYTLPDPLEARVLLALYFDVCIATYRILHRPSTENWLSLMESNMGEGIDIWHTIGRTKAATIYAMLSIAKFHREKSKGYPAKDCQALRLADNLFRFSMRLTEQETGFPRLESAQVRIVQVLYLLTTSRFNQSWYIFGNALQLISALGLQRRADWRRRHKPAADYVERQCSLRTFWTAYVLDNYLGVVFGRPRHFHDEFIDQDLPDRINDEDMSADGPIGDLDDRRGCHTDALVFHARIAQIIGAISQDMYTTKLTSEVERIAAARDLTQRVQDWHQSLPAHLGAVHPSILIPSYRRPALALGLAHSHAIMHVNRLFLMRSPASVYTSQVSDCIKAAKDVLESVDTMARDGPIFHAFWWTHYVTFCALVVTYVWVIQQHRMGAADDPGYSARLMQLAEHCHGHLAQATSSNSPSRRYAVILEGFRAAAVNKSTPQQMRPQNNALHEQSIDLNPDTPTLHTNDGGVFFNISQSNSMPDMPTFHDWQLTDWLDLDSSAFWPSFDADEVVSPDETQAADQNYST; encoded by the exons ATGGCGCCAGAAGTTACAAGTCAGAAGAGGAGCTCCGAGTACGTTGAAGATACTCCAAAAGAGCCCTCGGACCCTGCATTCCGGAAGGCGCGTAAAGTTAGCCGCGCTTGTGACTTTTGCAAGTCAAGAAAGGCGAAATGCAGCGGCGACCAACCATGTGCAAAATGCATATCAAGAGGCCGGGTATGCTTGTATGAAGCAAAGTATACTCGCGGCATGCCTCCTACGCCTCCGCCGTCGTCTGATGTTAGCCAATTGCAGTCGGCAGGCGATAGCAGGCGTTCTTCAGCCAGCAGATTCGCCGTATCTGAAACTATATCTTTCATGCCGAGCTCTGGTTTAACCCCAGTTGGTAATGGGCAATTGGCCCAGGCTTTGCGACAATCAGAAGGACTTGCTGCTCCCTCTCGTGCGTCCCCTGAGTTGGGAATGGCAGAAATCCAAGGCCAGGTATTTGATCCAACGTCCAGTCTGGCATTTCTTCATAGAGCGTCCAAGCGCCTGGCGACTCACGGAAGCAGCCATGGGAGCGATGATTCCCGGTCATCAGCAGAAAGTCAGCTGGTATATATGGCTGGAGACAAGCCACTGGCAATCGAAAGCGAAGGCAGTCAACAGCAGTATACTCTTCCCGACCCATTGGAGGCCAGAGTTCTGTTGGCGCTTTACTTTGATGTCTGTATCGCTACATACCGCATCTTGCATCGTCCATCCACCGAAAATTGGTTGAGCCTCATGGAGAGCAATATGGGAGAAGGGATAGATATATGGCACACGATTGGACGAACAAAGGCGGCTACCATATACGCAATGCTATCAATTGCCAAATTCCATCGTGAAAAGTCCAAGGGATATCCTGCCAAAGATTGTCAAGCGCTTCGCTTAGCTGATAACCTTTTCCGCTTCTCAATGAGGCTCACCGAGCAAGAGACTGGATTTCCGAGGCTAGAGTCCGCCCAAGTTCGCATCGTCCAAGTTCTATATCTTCTAACAACTTCGCGATTCAATCAGAGCTGGTACATCTTTGGAAATGCACTACAGCTTATTTCTGCTCTGGGTTTGCAGCGACGTGCCGACTGGAGAAGGAGACATAAGCCAGCAGCTGATTATGTCGAAAGACAATGCTCTCTCAGAACTTTTTGGACTGCATATGTTCTTGACAACTACCTTGGGGTTGTGTTTGGGAGACCACGCCATTTTCACGATGAATTCATTGATCAAGACTTACCTGATCGGATCAATGATGAAGACATGTCAGCAGACGGGCCAATTGGTGACCTTGACGATCGCCGGGGGTGTCATACTGATGCCTTGGTTTTTCACGCCCG CATTGCCCAAATAATTGGAGCCATCTCACAAGATATGTATACAACCAAGCTCACTTCTGAAGTCGAAAGAATAGCCGCCGCGAGAGACTTGACGCAACGGGTTCAAGATTGGCATCAAAGCCTACCTGCTCACCTCGGTGCAGTTCATCCGTCTATCTTGATCCCCAGCTATCGAAGACCAGCTTTGGCGCTGGGGCTCGCTCACTCGCACGCTATTATGCATGTCAATCGCCTGTTCTTGATGCGTTCTCCTGCTTCTGTTTATACTTCACAAGTGAGCGACTGTATCAAGGCCGCGAAAGATGTTCTGGAATCGGTAGACACTATGGCCCGAGACGGCCCTATTTTCCACGCTTTTTGGTGGACTCACTATGTGACGTTTTGTGCCCTGGTGGTAACATACGTATGGGTTATACAGCAACATCGCATGGGCGCTGCAGACGATCCTGGTTATAGTGCGAGACTGATGCAACTTGCAGAGCACTGTCACGGCCATCTTGCTCAAGCAACATCGTCAAACTCGCCTAGTCGGCGATATGCTGTGATTCTGGAAGGATTTCGAGCTGCTGCGGTAAACAAGTCGACTCCACAGCAGATGAGACCTCAAAACAATGCACTACATGAACAGTCGATAGATCTAAATCCAGATACTCCTACTCTCCATACGAATGATGGAGGTGTATTTTTTAACATCTCTCAGAGCAACTCGATGCCAGATATGCCCACCTTTCATGATTGGCAGCTCACAGACTGGTTGGATTTGGACTCATCG GCTTTTTGGCCGAGTTTCGATGCGGATGAAGTGGTGTCTCCTGACGAGACCCAAGCTGCAGATCAGAACTATTCTACTTAA
- a CDS encoding uncharacterized protein (EggNog:ENOG41~antiSMASH:Cluster_5.4~SMCOG1106:major facilitator transporter~TransMembrane:12 (i67-84o110-130i137-157o163-187i199-221o233-254i307-328o348-365i372-392o404-425i437-458o470-494i)): MALNAAKTDKAEIVMIDDKDEIPTNDIEKTAPVRIIDSIPVLGLSEDDAAFYNSITRDQRKRIIRKIDLRLVPMLAILYLVSQLDRANIGNAKIEGLSEDLHLVGNQYNIVLALFFIPYILLEVPSNVLLKKFKRPSYYLGSLVTIWGIVMTMHGVVRNFGGLLAVRLLLGVFEAGFYPGAIYLCTFWYMPKELATRIAYFYCTSALSGAFSGLLAAAIAQMDGIGGYEGWRWIFLLEGIATTLLGVLCFFFLVDSPSLSGSWLSQDEIRFLELQTFVKQGGRFSEQSAENRFDWYEFKMVLTNWRLYLQAYILLCISACSYGTKFTLPSIIKAMGFSNNTIAQLMTVPAYVAGGISSIFFAFLSDRFLWRMPFVVIPLLLIAIGYSVVMGFNGDLGGSHTGPGYFALVLTCMGIYPVQPSGTSWAANNLAPTNRRAIGVAFCICMGNIGGIIGSFMYLDKEAPFYHTGFGLSLAFGGSGVLAALFLELSYIWANKQRSKIPEEHIKAQFSEDELLRLGDKSLLFRYTL; encoded by the exons ATGGCGCTAAACGCTGCCAAAACCGACAAAGCAGAGATTGTCATGATTGATGATAAAGATGAAATACCTACCAACGACATAGAGAAGACCGCCCCAGTCAGAATTATTGACAGCATACCTGTGCTGGGCCTGAgcgaagatgatgcagcCTTCTATAATAGCATAACACGAGAtcagaggaagagaattATCAGAAAG ATTGATCTACGACTTGTACCAATGCTGGCGATTCTCTATCTCGTCTCACAGCTCGACCGTGCAAATATCGGAAATGCAAAAATTGAAGGACTTTCCGAAGATCTCCATCTAGTCGGCAACCAGTATAACATTGTGTtagccctcttcttcataccATACATCTTGCTCGAAGTCCCCAGCAACGTCTTATTGAAGAAGTTCAAACGCCCCTCCTACTATCTCGGCTCGCTTGTCACGATTTGGGGAATTGTTATGACCATGCATGGAGTTGTTCGCAACTTTGGCGGACTGCTAGCTGTGCGACTGCTGCTTGGTGTGTTTGAAGCAGGATTTTACCCTGGTGCAATTTATCTGTGTACATTTTGGTACATGCCAAAAGAGCTTGCCACGAGAATTGCCTACTTTTACTGCACCAGCGCTTTATCTGGAGCATTCTCAGgtctcttggctgctgcaattGCCCAAATGGACGGCATTGGTGGCTATGAGGGCTGGCGGTGGATCTTCCTCCTAGAAGGTATTGCTACTACTCTACTTGGAgtgctttgcttctttttcctcgtcGATTCTCCGTCGCTCTCTGGAAGCTGGTTGTCGCAAGACGAAATCAGATTTCTTGAGCTCCAAACATTTGTGAAGCAAGGTGGGCGTTTCTCGGAACAATCAGCCGAGAATCGTTTCGACTGGTATGAGTTCAAAATGGTTCTCACCAACTGGAGGCTATATCTTCAAGCATACATCCTCCTTTGTATCTCGGCATGCTCATACGGCACCAAGTTCACTCTCCcctccatcatcaaggcaATGGGCTTTTCCAACAACACAATCGCTCAACTCATGACAGTGCCTGCTTATGTGGCTGGGGGCATTTCTTCAATATTCTTCGCTTTCCTATCTGATCGTTTTCTCTGGCGGATGCccttcgtcgtcatcccCTTATTGCTCATCGCCATAGGCTACTCTGTTGTGATGGGCTTCAACGGCGACCTAGGAGGCAGCCATACCGGCCCTGGCTATTTTGCTCTTGTGCTTACTTGCATGGGTATCTATCCCGTCCAGCCTTCCGGAACCAGTTGGGCCGCCAACAACCTGGCTCCAACCAACCGCCGCGCGATCGGAGTTGCCTTTTGCATCTGTATGGGCAACATTGGTGGCATTATCGGTAGCTTCATGTATCTTGACAAAGAAGCGCCTTTCTACCACACAGGCTTTGGTCTTTCTTTGGCCTTTGGTGGCTCTGGCGTTCTTGCTGCCCTATTTCTAGAATTGAGTTATATATGGGCTAACAAGCAAAGGTCCAAGATTCCTGAAGAGCATATTAAAGCGCAGTTCTCGGAAGATGAGCTTCTTAGGTTGGGGGACAAGAGTTTGCTTTTTAGGTACACGCTTTGA
- a CDS encoding putative secondary metabolism biosynthetic enzyme (EggNog:ENOG41~antiSMASH:Cluster_5.4~SMCOG1010:NAD-dependent epimerase/dehydratase), producing MPLFHNYGVCSFFRAIHCRKSIHFYNAELPLTHDNLLKIFQANNFEIFYGVPYTLKLLSESQTGIDLLQELKLVMYGGSACPDDLGNLLVENGVNLIGHYGATEVGQLMTSFRPKGDKAWNYVREHDALSPYLRWEPRGSNLFECVILDGWPSKVKSSRPDGAYATKDLFEPHPSIPRAWKYIARLDDTIVLVNGEKFNPVEMEGKIRSDKNVTEAVVFGAGRAHLGILLVPAAGLATHTNEEILDIIWPIFESANKSADAFARISRDMIRLLPHDCAYPRTDKGSIIRQAFYQKFKREIEETYDLAESSSEELVQFDLPELQQFIRDLLQRTLETPTPLQDDEDFFSLGLDSLQAIQMRSEILKKVDIGKSKLGQQVVFEQPSISKLSSFLLSLRTGSDANEKMSIEQQMENLVMRYSTEALSIPTSSSIVVTGATGSLGAHIVAKLASRPNIDQVYCLVRASDLMHGYKRVVSSMIQRRVYHSLSLASRRKIIVLPSNLAEPDLGLSKSAYESIAENLTAVIHCAWSVNFNMHLSSFEKGNIAGVSHLISLCQSAQPPATMNFCSSVSTCSHSTVIPVPERVPDFSWAQNMGYAQSKSVAEHICARAASQGVTTRVLRIGQIVGDTEHGVWNPQEAVPMIMQTAVTIGALPRLQETPSWLPVDVVADVVTDISLSSAGSIFTNVTNPQLFSWNDDLLPALRKCGLAFDEVEPRDWIKRLRASNPDPVANPPIKLVDFFASKYDKDSFGPSKTFSTEVARSFSPALAKVPSLVEEHVVKFVGYLNGKAWKSSSSSTEAEKTVIVIMGPSGTGKSTMGSGIAQALDIPFIEGDKLYSRQDIATIRSGITLSDEDSLSWIDRISRRATETLTDLGYNCSVVSCSALREKYRNQIRRHMVTHKVKTIFIDLQAERNILQRRLQKRHCTVLETLLIYNQLDVYEKPSSREFDVVPVDTERAEKAVLDQIRWIIEEAAEWF from the exons ATGCCATTGTTTCACAACTATGGcgtctgcagcttctttcgCGCAATCCACTGCCGCAAATCTATTCATTTTTACAATGCTGAACTTCCATTGACGCATGATAACTTGTTGAAAATATTCCAAGCGAATAACTTTGAGATTTTCTACGGCGTCCCATATACCCTGAAGCTGCTTTCAGAATCGCAAACGGGCATTGACCTCCTTCAAGAGTTAAAGCTTGTAATGTACGGTGGATCAGCCTGTCCGGATGATTTGGGAAATCTTCTTGTTGAGAATGGGGTAAATCTTATAGGACATTATGGAGC GACCGAAGTCGGGCAGCTCATGACCTCTTTTCGCCCCAAAGGGGACAAAGCATGGAATTATGTACGGGAACACGATGCACTTTCACCATATTTGAGATGGGAGCCACGAGGCTCAAACCTGTTTGAGTGTGTTATTCTGGATGGCTGGCCATCTAAAGTCAAGTCCAGTCGGCCAGATGGCGCTTACGCAACCAAGGACCTTTTCGAACCTCATCCAAGCATTCCCAGAGCCTGGAAGTACATTGCCCGACTTGACGACACAATTGTCCTTGTCAATGGTGAAAAGTTCAATCCTGTGGAAATGGAAGGCAAAATACGGTCGGATAAAAACGTCACAGAAGCCGTCGTGTTCGGTGCTGGTCGTGCGCATCTTGGAATCTTGCTTGTCCCAGCTGCTGGATTAGCCACTCACACTAATGAAGAGATACTTGATATAATCTGGCCAATCTTCGAAAGTGCCAACAAATCTGCAGATGCCTTTGCCCGAATTTCGCGGGATATGATCCGGCTATTACCTCATGATTGTGCCTATCCTCGCACGGATAAGGGGAGCATAATACGACAAGCCTTTTACCAAAAGTTCAAACGGGAAATTGAGGAAACTTATGATCTTGCTGAATCAAGCTCAGAAGAGCTTGTGCAATTTGATCTTCCAGAGCTACAACAGTTTATAAGAGACCTTCTTCAGAGGACTCTTGAAACACCTACACCACTtcaagacgacgaagacttTTTCTCCCTGGGTTTAGACTCATTGCAAGCTATCCAAATGAGAAGCGAGATTCTGAAGAAGGTAGATATTGGCAAAAGCAAACTTGGACAGCAAGTTGTATTTGAGCAGCCGTCAATCAGCAAGTTGAGCAGCTTTTTACTTTCTCTGCGAACTGGTAGCGATGCCAATGAGAAGATGTCCATCGAGCAACAGATGGAGAATCTGGTGATGAGATATTCGACAGAGGCTTTGTCTATACCGACTAGTTCATCAATT GTTGTTACTGGCGCTACCGGCTCTCTTGGAGCTCACATTGTCGCAAAGCTGGCTTCTAGACCCAATATTGATCAAGTCTATTGCCTAGTCCGTGCTAGTGATCTAATGCATGGCTATAAACGAGTTGTTAGCTCGATGATACAGAGAAGAGTCTACCACTCGCTATCTCTAGCCTCAAGGCGCAAAATCATTGTCTTGCCGTCAAATTTGGCGGAGCCAGATCTTGGATTATCCAAATCAGCCTACGAGTCAATCGCTGAGAATCTTACTGCAGTGATTCACTGCGCTTGGTCTGTTAATTTTAACATGCACCTCTCAAGCTTCGAGAAAGGGAATATCGCAGGTGTATCGCATCTTATTTCTCTCTGCCAATCAGCGCAGCCACCAGCTACGATGAACTTTTGTTCGTCTGTCAGCACCTGCTCTCACTCAACAGTCATTCCAGTTCCCGAGCGTGTTCCAGACTTTTCATGGGCACAAAACATGGGATACGCTCAATCCAAGTCGGTAGCCGAGCATATTTGCGCTAGAGCCGCATCTCAGGGTGTGACTACTCGCGTGCTTCGTATTGGACAAATCGTTGGCGATACAGAGCATGGCGTATGGAACCCTCAAGAAGCAGTTCCCATGATAATGCAAACTGCGGTAACAATCGGCGCTCTACCGAGACTCCAGGAAACCCCGTCGTGGCTACCAGTCGATGTTGTGGCAGATGTCGTCACAGATATATCGCTTTCTAGTGCAGGAAGCATATTTACAAATGTCACAAACCCACAACTCTTTAGCTGGAATGATGATCTTCTACCTGCTCTACGCAAATGCGGGCTTGCCTTTGACGAAGTTGAGCCTAGAGACTGGATTAAGAGATTGCGGGCATCAAACCCGGACCCAGTGGCTAATCCGCCTATCAAGCTAGTggatttctttgcttctaAATATGACAAAGACTCGTTTGGCCCGTCAAAGACGTTCTCCACTGAAGTGGCACgttctttctctccagctttggCCAAAGTTCCCAGTCTTGTGGAGGAGCATGTAGTTAAATTTGTTGGCTATCTCAACGGAAAGGCATGGAAgagctcatcgtcttctACAGAAGCTGAGAAGACAGTCATTGTGATAATGGGTCCCTCTGGAACGGGAAAGTCGACTATGGGAAGTGGGATAGCGCAAGCGCTTGATATACCTTTCATTGAAGGCGACAAACTATACTCCCGCCAAGACATCGCAACAATAAGGTCGGGCATTACACTATCCGATGAAGATAGCTTATCCTGGATCGATAGAATTAGCCGAAGAGCCACGGAGACGCTCACAGACCTCGGATACAATTGTTCGGTCGTcagctgctctgctttgAGGGAAAAGTACCGCAACCAGATTCGTCGCCATATGGTTACGCATAAAGTCAAGACCATCTTTATTGACTTGCAGGCTGAGAGAAATATCCTTCAGAGACGTTTACAAAAGCGCCACTGCACTGTACTAGAGACCCTGTTAATTTACAACCAACTCGATGTATATGAaaagcccagcagcagggaaTTTGACGTGGTACCTGTAGATACGGAGAGGGCTGAAAAGGCGGTATTAGATCAGATTCGATGGATcattgaagaagcagctgaatgGTTTTAG
- a CDS encoding uncharacterized protein (antiSMASH:Cluster_5.4) yields MSPAKMVYHKDGSFTRPDSIFRNFISKDPKSRFPAEKGRYALYLSPGCPWAHRTMIVRLLKGLESIIDIYQLHFTMGPEGWYYSGEGGSLDEDPLHGFKKLKDLYLKADPSYTGRYTVPVLWDKKADVLVNNESSEIIRMLYSEFDDLLPEHLREENRPGKGLYPPHLRVEIDAMNDWVYNTVNNGVYKVGFSKSQKAYEENIYPLFASLDRLEEHLGHGKPFLFGDSITEADIRLYTTMARFDVAYHSVFQCNLKSIRHDYPRLHAWLRRLYWDQNEEGPLRAAFYRTTEPNISRYALGYADSRWKIVLESQGPLIVPAGPLVLMQPL; encoded by the exons ATGTCACCAGCAAAAATG GTTTATCACAAAGATGGCAGTTTTACACGCCCAGATAGCATTTTTCGAAATTTCATTTCCAAGGACCCAAAATCACGATTTCCCGCTGAAAAGGGCCGCTACGCCCTCTATCTCTCCCCTGGTTGCCCATGG GCACACAGAACTATGATAGTCCGGCTTCTGAAAGGACTCGAGTCTATAATCGACATTTATCAGCTTCATTTCACTATGGGCCCTGAGGGATGGTATTACAGTGGCGAAGGGGGCTCTCTTGATGAAGATCCTCTGCACGGCTTCAAGAAGCTTAAAGATCTATACCTCAAAGCCGACCCTAGCTATACTGGCCGCTACACTGTACCTGTATTATGGGATAAAAAAGCCGACGTTCTAGTCAATAATGAATCGTCAGAGATTATCCGCATGCTCTACTCAGAATTTGACGACTTGCTGCCCGAGCACCTCCGTGAAGAGAATCGACCAGGAAAAGGTTTATATCCGCCGCATCTCAGAGTTGAGATCGATGCCATGAATGACTGGGTGTATAACACCGTGAATAACGGGGTATACAAGGTTGGCTTCTCCAAGTCGCAGAAAGCATATGAAGAAAACATATACCCCCTATTCGCATCCCTCGATCGCCTTGAGGAGCATCTCGGCCACGGCAAGCCTTTCCTTTTCGGCGACTCAATCACCGAGGCCGACATTCGTCTCTACACCACTATGGCGCGGTTTGATGTTGCGTACCATAGCGTCTTTCAATGCAACCTCAAATCGATCAGACACGACTATCCCCGGTTGCACGCCTGGCTCCGGCGGCTATATTGGGATCAAAATGAAGAAGGACCATTGCGCGCGGCATTTTATCGCACAACGGAACCCAACATTTCGCGGTATGCCCTGGGTTATGCGGATTCAAGGTGGAAGATAGTGCTGGAGAGCCAAGGACCTCTGATTGTACCCGCGGGGCCGTTGGTGCTTATGCAGCCTCTATGA
- a CDS encoding uncharacterized protein (EggNog:ENOG41~antiSMASH:Cluster_5.4~MEROPS:MER0031617~SMCOG1262:haloalkane dehalogenase) has protein sequence MTSSTFTIACFNFNMATSSGTVTTLDGVSIRYISAGDANNPVLLFIPGWAQTAIQWRKQISYFSAKYRVIAVDHRGFGDSDKPEWGYRVTRLVADLNDVILQLDLKDVTLCGHSMGCSIIWAHWDTFVSSRSRISRLILVDQSPCMIIDPAWEEGVASSLGSIFTPSTALEMGASLRGAGGSEYAAGFLRSLFSPSLSEEDFVWLKLQWSKMNLSHAATLLINHAVEDWRDVIPTITVPTLVVGAEGSVFGIHGAQWIASRIPNGKVEIFKENESGSHFMFWENDAKFNRVIEKFLSS, from the coding sequence ATGACATCATCCACATTTACCATCGCttgcttcaacttcaacatggcAACGTCCTCAGGCACCGTTACAACTCTTGACGGAGTTTCTATCCGATATATTTCTGCCGGGGATGCAAACAATCCTGTTCTACTGTTCATTCCTGGATGGGCGCAAACGGCAATCCAATGGCGAAAGCAGATTTCATACTTCAGTGCCAAGTACCGCGTCATTGCTGTTGACCATCGCGGCTTTGGCGATTCCGATAAGCCTGAATGGGGATACCGAGTTACTCGTTTGGTAGCAGATCTAAACGACGTCATTCTTCAACTGGATCTCAAAGACGTTACTTTATGTGGCCACTCCATGGGCTGCTCCATCATCTGGGCACATTGGGACACTTTCGTTTCTTCCCGATCACGTATTTCTCGTCTTATACTTGTCGACCAATCACCCTGCATGATCATAGATCCAGCATGGGAGGAAGGCGTGGCCAGTTCCCTGGGATCCATCTTTACACCTTCTACTGCTCTTGAAATGGGCGCCAGTTTACGCGGGGCCGGAGGAAGTGAATATGCGGCAGGATTTCTGCggtctcttttctcgccaTCGCTGAGCGAGGAAGATTTCGTATGGCTGAAACTTCAGTGGAGCAAAATGAATCTCTCTCATGCAGCTACGTTATTAATCAACCACGCCGTGGAGGATTGGAGGGATGTTATACCAACAATTACAGTTCCGACGCTCGTTGTCGGAGCTGAAGGAAGCGTATTTGGGATACATGGTGCTCAATGGATTGCTTCCCGAATCCCAAACGGCAAAGTGGAGATCTtcaaagaaaatgaaagcGGCAGCCACTTTATGTTTTGGGAGAATGATGCTAAGTTTAACAGAGTTATCGAGAAGTTTTTGAGTAGTTAA
- a CDS encoding uncharacterized protein (EggNog:ENOG41~antiSMASH:Cluster_5.4) — MSFFFSSLRGPHTQSPRFSRRPGLRNSAPPPPEPLYQQLLAKEIEPQEESPLFSLLPPEIRSKVFAFVLSDYEDTNSLYHIDTCYSRPSYFAPRKTSTELLRTCRAIYRETWFLPFILTEQTHWISAPDRAPPNYNSWNSITKLKRLLPEIARQLNQDKVEIESLHVFAQMYRVEDGGLAQLLHTSGLHPRRLTLTIRHTDWWLWENDEPLRFEADWINRVQTGMSPSMQEFRLELESLERKKDQIDAIAQHIAENWFFKKLDGNVLYADVSGKCHEVSRWTGTSTWHNKRWTRDENAAGQLDYYILTITFMSEIALMKRGGGRERDSQVKRRKHLSSTYSNQSQKGFGSSPRSIPTTRGARLLRRPNVTSAGV, encoded by the coding sequence atgagcttcttcttttcatccttgAGAGGCCCTCACACACAAAGCCCTCGCTTTAGCAGAAGACCTGGGCTTAGAAACTCagcgcctcctccaccagaGCCGCTGTACCAGCAACTACTTGCAAAGGAAATTGAGCCCCAGGAAGAATCGCCGCTGTTCTCTCTCTTACCTCCTGAAATCCGCTCCAAAGTCTTTGCTTTTGTGCTGTCAGACTATGAAGACACTAATTCCCTATACCACATCGACACCTGCTATTCGCGACCTTCGTATTTCGCCCCTCGCAAGACTAGCACTGAGCTGCTGAGGACATGCCGCGCCATATACCGAGAGACCTGGTTTCTCCCCTTTATTCTCACGGAGCAGACGCACTGGATTTCTGCCCCGGATCGCGCGCCTCCCAACTACAATAGCTGGAACAGCATCACGAAACTCAAACGGCTGCTCCCTGAAATCGCTCGGCAGTTGAACCAAGACAAAGTCGAAATTGAAAGCCTTCATGTTTTTGCGCAAATGTATCGTGTCGAGGATGGCGGGTTGGCCCAGCTACTACACACCTCCGGTTTACATCCTCGCCGGCTGACGCTGACAATTCGCCACACGGACTGGTGGCTCTGGGAAAACGACGAGCCGCTGCGCTTCGAAGCGGATTGGATTAACAGAGTACAAACGGGGATGTCACCTTCAATGCAAGAGTTTCGACTTGAGCTCGAATCGTTGGAACGCAAAAAGGATCAgattgatgccattgcccAGCATATAGCCGAGAATTGGTTCTTCAAGAAACTTGACGGTAATGTTCTATACGCGGACGTGTCGGGCAAATGTCACGAAGTATCTCGATGGACCGGTACGAGTACGTGGCATAATAAGCGATGGACTCGCGACGAAAATGCAGCTGGCCAGCTGGATTATTACATCCTGACCATCACCTTTATGTCAGAGATCGCCCTGAtgaagagaggggggggccgTGAGCGCGACAGCCAAGTTAAACGCCGGAAACATCTTTCATCGACATATTCCAATCAATCTCAAAAAGGTTTCGGAAGCAGTCCCAGATCCATTCCAACCACCCGAGGAGCCAGGCTTCTACGCAGACCCAATGTTACCTCTGCCGGGgtctga
- a CDS encoding uncharacterized protein (EggNog:ENOG41~antiSMASH:Cluster_5.4), with the protein MDSSRNLFEAALNPSTCDRSSAPTGSPTLERYFPEDPFSGGALMAVFDGKGLLYRKDTYFQAKLTTAERVLYEGQDVYLLSFELNFMRSFSPQYRFRGADINITFQKDKSSDSEPSITQIFPSIIAVDVGGRNVQDTAELTAGAGASAGPGQINASAKQIHNDKTTFEGRRKFLGLMKGDNTASWRLYEEPGSQSGIPAVFRLVTLVRCLKGGFKVQLEASVRMAGGA; encoded by the coding sequence ATGGACTCCAGCCGGAACCTATTCGAAGCCGCGTTAAATCCTAGCACTTGTGATAGGAGCAGTGCTCCTACAGGCAGCCCTACATTGGAGAGATATTTCCCAGAAGACCCCTTCAGCGGCGGGGCCCTCATGGCCGTGTTCGACGGAAAGGGGTTGCTCTACAGGAAAGATACTTATTTTCAAGCTAAATTGACGACGGCGGAGAGAGTATTGTATGAGGGCCAAGACGTATACCTCCTTAGTTTTGAGTTGAACTTTATGAGATCCTTCTCCCCACAGTATCGATTCCGAGGCGCCGACATCAATATTACTTTCCAGAAAGACAAGTCTTCGGACTCGGAGCCTTCAATTACACAAATTTTCCCTTCCATAATCGCGGTTGATGTTGGCGGGCGCAACGTTCAAGACACCGCCGAGCTTACCGCCGGTGCTGGAGCATCAGCTGGACCTGGGCAAATTAATGCAAGTGCGAAGCAGATACACAACGACAAAACGACCTTtgagggaagaagaaagtttCTTGGCCTAATGAAAGGAGATAATACGGCGTCCTGGAGACTCTACGAGGAGCCTGGAAGTCAAAGTGGGATACCCGCAGTTTTCAGGCTTGTCACTCTTGTTCGGTGCCTTAAAGGAGGGTTCAAAGTTCAACTGGAAGCATCCGTTAGGATGGCGGGGGGGGCCTAA